The region ATGCCGGTGCGCGGTTGTTGTTGCGTCTGCAACCGGCGCTCAACGAGTCAGACGTAGCACTCGCAGGTGCCACGCACACGCCGGGCATACCCAGCGGTTGTTTGCGCATCAACGCGCCACGCGTCGCAGCTATTTATTACCTCGCGCCGTTGGTTGGCCCGTTTCTGAACGCCTATCCCGGCGTCAGCCTCGACATTGTCACCGACGAGCAGGTGTCGCAAAGGTTGACCGATGGCTTTGACGTCGGCATCCGACTCGGCGAAAACCTTGATCAGGACAGGGGCTGCGTTGAATTGAGCGGTCACCTTGAAATGATGGTCGTGGCGTCCCCGGCCTACCTTGAGCAATTCGGTACGCCACAGACCCCGCACGATTTGAGCGAGCATCAGTGTTTGTCCTGTCGTGGGTCGACTGAGGGCAGCCCATATCGTTGGGCGTTCGAGCACGCGGGCGAGCGACTGTCGATCTCTGTCAATGGGCCGCTGGTGGTCACCGAACCGGAAATGCTCA is a window of Pseudomonas sp. DC1.2 DNA encoding:
- a CDS encoding LysR family transcriptional regulator; this translates as MRGSEFAQLRAFVAVVEHGSFVRAAAHLGMSASALSQTIRELEERLDVRLLNRTPRSVSPSDAGARLLLRLQPALNESDVALAGATHTPGIPSGCLRINAPRVAAIYYLAPLVGPFLNAYPGVSLDIVTDEQVSQRLTDGFDVGIRLGENLDQDRGCVELSGHLEMMVVASPAYLEQFGTPQTPHDLSEHQCLSCRGSTEGSPYRWAFEHAGERLSISVNGPLVVTEPEMLTRVALEGAGIAYLFEHQVREHITAGRLVHLLQDWTPAFPGFYLDYPNQQPISPALRAFLDFVQRPLRSDS